Proteins encoded by one window of Panicum virgatum strain AP13 chromosome 7N, P.virgatum_v5, whole genome shotgun sequence:
- the LOC120681268 gene encoding translation initiation factor IF-2-like: MVVDATLTRVGVSCGAKARRGRRNGGGTAGAGRLPRRRGPAGQAEGRQRGRDDHRGAGAGRGRRRGRAAGTTAAAQGPGGAGGGAARPGRPPRRRGRAGQAEGPRGRDDRRGAGARWGGRRGGGEASSDARWTLGGAVEARPARVELGEDREARCAEILAVEAVRTRSGGAGRTLGGG, translated from the coding sequence ATGGTGGTGGACGCGACGTTGACGCGGGTAGGCGTCTCCTGCGGTGCAAAGGCCCGACGGGGCAGGCggaacggcggcggcacggcaggGGCGGGTCGTCTCCCACGGCGCAGGGGCCCGGCGGGGCAGGCggaggggcggcagcgcggccgGGACGACCATCGCGGCGCAGGGGCCGGGCGGGGCAGGCGGAGGGGCCGCGCGGCCGGGACGACCGCCGCGGCGCAGGGGCCGGGCGGGGCAGGCGGAGGGGCCGCGCGGCCGGGACGACCGCCGCGGCGCAGGGGCCGGGCGGGGCAGGCGGAGGGGCCGCGCGGCCGGGACGACCGCCGCGGCGCAGGGGCCCGGTGGGgcgggcggaggggcggcggcgaagcttcGAGCGACGCGAGGTGGACCCTGGGCGGTGCGGTggaggcgcggccggcgcgcgtgGAGCTCGGGGAAGACCGGGAAGCGCGGTGCGCGGAGATCCTGGCGGTGGAGGCAGTGCGAacccggagcggcggcgctgggcggacCTTGGGCGGAGggtga
- the LOC120682592 gene encoding protein ROLLING AND ERECT LEAF 2-like produces MGCKGSKLDDQEAVALCRGRAVLLAAAVRHRHALAESHAALADSIESVAAPLHRLLRLQQAETLPSDRKGGATTGLPRSLDAPEPAPRARLSHLQFAASSGSEPAPPPASPPRGVPEQLTEQQPQSQYAYGYGYAPLPAYAYPPPQGSLQFYYARSRPPPASVAVTQRAPGPPQRVRYGSFDAAGGYPLHYAYGAQAPPPMAAALRPPPATAPPSPPKASSWDFLNVFENYDSYDYDYDYYYDSAAAATAAATPYTPSRSSREVREEEGIPDLEDDEEEDGLVVKEVAGEYPGPGSGGARSRRCSLGGASSIAELDDPGNVIAHNDVIGEVRRRPPGHGNVFVHAPAPPARKVVDNANVAGEIKGQLVRTAEAARQLAPLLEVGRPSYQERSSVYHSSSKMISAIAVSGLGCKDMDLLDVRVVGKVVDSRSLSSALEKLYFWERKLYSEVKAEEKMRLLIAKNSKRLKLLDQKGAESQKIDATRNLLRKLSTKIRIAVRVIAKVSRKINKLRDEELWPQLNALIQGFLLMWQDKLDSYHTQCQVVSEAKNLISVVSGGNGQDLAMELEVELIKWIISFSSWVNAQRNFVKALNGWLVLCLNYEPEDNAGSYSPGSIGAPLVFVICDKWSQAMDRISEKNVINAMQALVSSVHHLWEQQHLEQSEQTIAIREREKWVKILERKMEEINKEADELNKKLAQVPNRQRLHVPRTVQLYEAHCVEASNLHVNLRLVLEALENFSASSLQAFQEVLVCAGEASLPRESRDNVWREHRSSSRSSNYKTSS; encoded by the exons atGGGGTGCAAGGGCTCCAAGCTCGACGACCAGGAGGCCGTCGCGCtctgccgcggccgcgcggtgctgctcgccgcggccgtGCGCCACCGGCACGCGCTCGCCGAGTCCCACGCGGCGCTCGCGGACTCCATCGAGTCGGTCGCGGCGCCGCtgcaccgcctcctccgcctgcaGCAGGCGGAGACGCTGCCCTCCGACCGCAAGGGCGGCGCGACCACCGGGCTGCCGCGCTCCCTCGACGCGCCGGAGCCGGCTCCGCGCGCCCGTCTCTCGCACCTCCAGTTCGCCGCGTCGTCCGGATccgagccggcgccgccgcccgcctcgcctcccCGCGGCGTCCCCGAGCAGCTGACGGAGCAGCAGCCGCAGTCGCAGTACGCGTACGGGTACGGCTACGCGCCGCTGCCCGCGTACGCgtacccgccgccgcagggcTCGCTGCAGTTCTACTACGCGCGCAGCCGCCCGCCCCCGGCGTCCGTCGCCGTCACGCAGCGCGCGCCGGGGCCGCCGCAGCGCGTGCGCTACGGCTCCTTCGACGCCGCGGGCGGCTACCCGCTGCACTACGCCTACGGCGCCCAGGCGCCaccgcccatggccgccgcgctgcggccgccgccggcgacggctccgccttcgccgccgaAGGCGAGCTCCTGGGACTTCCTGAACGTGTTCGAGAACTACGACTCGTACGATTACGACTACGACTACTACTACGACTCCGCGGCGGCTGCTACCGCGGCAGCGACACCGTACACGCCGAGCAGGAGCTCGCGGGAGGTGCGCGAGGAGGAGGGCATCCCGGACCTGGAggatgacgaagaagaagacggtCTGGTCGTCAAGGAAGTGGCGGGTGAGTACCCGGGGCCTGGGAGTGGCGGTGCCCGCAGCCGGCGTTGCTCgctcggcggcgcgagcagCATCGCCGAACTCGATGACCCGGGGAATGTTATCGCCCATAACGACGTAATCGGCGAGGTACGGCGACGGCCACCAGGACATGGAAACGTGTTCGTGCACGCGCCAGCCCCTCCAGCACGGAAGGTCGTCGACAATGCTAACGTCGCCGGTGAAATCAAGGGACAGCTTGTCCGCACGGCGGAGGCGGCAAGGCAGCTCGCGCCCTTGCTCGAAGTCGGGAGGCCAAGCTACCAAGAACGCAGCTCAGTCTACCATT CTTCATCAAAGATGATATCAGCTATCGCCGTGTCTGGTTTGGGATGCAAAGATATGGACCTTTTGGACGTCAGGGTAGTAGGGAAGGTGGTGGACTCGCGGAGCCTATCCTCGGCACTTGAGAAGCTCTATTTCTGGGAAAGGAAGCTGTATAGTGAAGTCAAG GCTGAGGAGAAAATGCGCTTACTTATTGCTAAGAACTCTAAGCGATTGAAATTATTGGACCAAAAAGGCGCTGAATCTCAAAAGATAGATGCAACTCGAAATTTGCTGAGGAAGCTTTCAACAAAGATAAGAATAGCTGTACGTGTTATTGCTAAGGTTTCAAGAAAGATAAACAAATTAAGGGATGAGGAATTGTGGCCGCAACTTAATGCCTTGATCCAAGG GTTTCTATTAATGTGGCAAGATAAACTAGACTCCTATCATACTCAGTGTCAAGTGGTATCAGAAGCCAAAAACTTGATTTCAGTTGTGTCAGGTGGAAATGGCCAGGATTTGGCAATGGAGCTTGAAGTAGAGCTGATTAAATGGATAATCAGTTTTTCCTCTTGGGTGAATGCACAAAGGAACTTTGTAAAGGCACTGAATGGATGGTTAGTGCTGTGTCTTAACTATGAGCCCGAGGACAATGCTGGTTCTTACTCACCAGGAAGCATAGGTGCTCCTTTGGTTTTTGTTATCTGTGACAAATGGTCTCAGGCTATGGATCGAATTTCCGAGAAGAATGTGATTAACGCCATGCAAGCTCTCGTCTCTAGTGTGCACCACCTGTGGGAGCAGCAGCATCTTGAGCAAAGCGAACAAACAATCGCAATTcgagaaagagaaaaatgggTCAAGATTTTGGAGAGGAAGATGGAGGAGATTAACAAGGAGGCCGATGAACTAAACAAGAAGCTGGCGCAAGTACCAAACCGGCAGAGACTGCATGTGCCTCGGACCGTACAGTTGTATGAGGCCCATTGTGTTGAGGCAAGTAACTTGCACGTAAATCTGAGGCTGGTTCTTGAAGCTTTAGAGAACTTTTCTGCCAGTTCGCTGCAAGCTTTCCAGGAAGTATTAGTATGTGCTGGAGAGGCAAGTTTGCCAAGAGAGTCAAGAGACAATGTGTGGAGAGAGCACCGTAGCTCGAGTAGAAGTTCAAACTACAAAACCAGCTCGTAA
- the LOC120681269 gene encoding probable polygalacturonase At3g15720, with protein sequence MNKGSSSYFVAADGIECGPGHDVSIGSLGKNGDTAAVEFIDVRNVRFTNTMNGARIKTWEGGQGYARSISFFNIEFDNVDHTVLIDQFYRDRSVQVRAAVAISNVTYSNLRVRGTSSRATAVAFDCSGGGCTDIHVNSMVITGPGGRRTVARCRNAPVAVSGQVYPEIPCRC encoded by the exons ATGAATAAAG GCTCTAGCAGCTACTTTGTCGCTGCCGATGGCATCGAGTGCGGGCCTGGCCACGACGTAAG TATCGGGAGCCTGGGCAAGAATGGAGACACGGCTGCCGTGGAGTTCATCGACGTGAGGAATGTTCGCTTCACCAACACGATGAACGGAGCCAGGATCAAGACGTGGGAG GGTGGACAAGGGTACGCAAGATCCATCTCGTTCTTCAACATAGAATTCGACAACGTGGACCACACCGTGCTCATTGACCAATTCTACCGAGACCGCTCTGTCCAGGTACGG GCGGCCGTGGCGATCAGCAACGTCACGTACAGCAACCTGAGGGTGAGGGGCACCTCAAGCCGGGCAACGGCCGTGGCGTTTGACtgcagtggcggcggctgcaCGGACATCCATGTCAACTCCATGGTGATCACGGGGCCAGGTGGCCGGCGAACTGTCGCCCGCTGCCGGAACGCGCCGGTGGCCGTCTCCGGACAGGTTTACCCGGAGATCCCCTGCCGCTGCTAA